From one Aquicella siphonis genomic stretch:
- a CDS encoding tetratricopeptide repeat protein: MTRIIIICLTCFSLLACATTSPRVQSELNQGKRYFEQGYYKRAMHELLPIACDGNAEAQYAVGYMYYYGLGVAQDTDVGHFWIMRSASKGYPPAIKALEMIEVSKKSNRPSPWKKTG, encoded by the coding sequence ATGACTAGAATCATCATTATCTGTCTGACCTGTTTTTCCCTGCTCGCCTGCGCGACGACATCACCACGGGTCCAGTCTGAGCTGAACCAGGGAAAGCGCTATTTTGAACAAGGATATTACAAACGCGCCATGCATGAGTTGCTGCCTATCGCCTGCGATGGCAACGCTGAAGCACAATATGCCGTAGGCTACATGTATTATTACGGCCTGGGAGTTGCGCAGGATACGGATGTCGGTCACTTCTGGATCATGCGTTCCGCCAGCAAAGGCTATCCTCCCGCCATCAAAGCGCTTGAAATGATTGAAGTCAGCAAAAAATCAAACCGTCCCAGCCCTTGGAAAAAAACCGGGTAG
- a CDS encoding type II secretion system protein N, giving the protein MNESLLNFSHSQKAALGLCLTVAALTGITFIYSALQWRDDWLLTRGHPTKAPVIVKSTSSSELAAAPPGDHLFGKSLTKLGDMPITNLQLQVTGIVKVDNSRAGQVSKAYISIAGQPSKIFQVGDKLPYGVKIYEITADAIVLENNGHFEKLPLPRERLQFKPRQIVERTLHD; this is encoded by the coding sequence TTGAATGAATCACTCCTAAATTTTAGCCATTCCCAAAAAGCCGCGCTGGGCTTATGTTTGACAGTTGCCGCGCTGACAGGTATTACTTTCATTTATTCCGCGCTGCAATGGCGCGATGACTGGTTATTGACCCGAGGACATCCGACCAAAGCGCCGGTCATCGTAAAAAGCACTTCTTCCTCAGAACTCGCAGCCGCGCCGCCCGGAGATCATCTGTTTGGAAAATCCCTAACCAAACTGGGCGACATGCCCATTACCAACTTGCAGCTGCAAGTCACAGGCATTGTCAAAGTCGACAACAGCCGCGCCGGACAGGTATCCAAGGCCTATATTTCCATAGCTGGTCAACCCAGCAAAATTTTCCAGGTCGGCGATAAATTGCCTTACGGTGTGAAAATCTATGAAATTACCGCTGATGCCATTGTGCTTGAGAACAATGGTCATTTCGAAAAACTGCCTTTGCCGCGCGAACGCTTGCAATTCAAGCCAAGGCAAATCGTGGAGCGTACACTGCATGACTAG
- a CDS encoding PH domain-containing protein, with translation MSYIDRNLLPDEKILFRTKKHLIIFFYPLVLAILGIYAYDYMRNNEILQHVAWAPSLIILIFWGYVGLEYMTSEFAVTNKRVMMREGFFYRHANEMRINTIFQVNVDQSLLGQMLDYGMVSINAFGAFDAYSMIAHPYTFQKAVNEQLDKLVR, from the coding sequence GTGAGCTATATTGACAGGAATTTGCTGCCTGATGAAAAAATCTTGTTTCGCACGAAAAAACATCTGATTATTTTCTTTTATCCGCTGGTGCTGGCGATACTTGGCATCTATGCCTATGACTATATGCGAAATAACGAAATACTTCAGCATGTCGCCTGGGCTCCCAGCCTGATTATCCTGATTTTCTGGGGCTATGTTGGTCTGGAGTACATGACATCCGAGTTCGCGGTCACCAACAAGCGCGTCATGATGCGGGAAGGTTTTTTTTATCGCCACGCCAATGAAATGCGCATCAATACCATTTTCCAGGTCAATGTGGATCAAAGCCTGCTGGGACAGATGCTGGATTACGGCATGGTTTCCATCAATGCATTTGGTGCTTTTGATGCCTACTCCATGATCGCACATCCTTACACCTTTCAGAAAGCAGTCAACGAACAGCTGGATAAACTTGTCCGCTGA
- the hemE gene encoding uroporphyrinogen decarboxylase, with translation MNQLQNDRFLKAALREPVDRTPVWIMRQAGRYLPEYRKTRERAGSFMRLCKTPELACEVTLQPLQRYALDAAIIFSDILTIPDAMGLGLEFVEGEGPRFLHPLSHEKDILRLAVPDLSGLSYVYDAIRLVQHELAGKVPLIGFCGSPWTLAAYMVEGQSRTGFPRLLKMLEEAPILLHSLLDILAQAVCAHLNAQIQAGVQAVMIFDTWGGMLETGNYEEFSLYYVKQVTAELLRHYNNRKVPVILFTKGGSRWLEQIARSGCDVIGVDWEISLNEARLRVGNGVALQGNLNPACLREPPEVIREEAARVLASYGRGSGHVFNLGHGITPDVPPDHVKVLVDAVHEFSRAYHVPGDSQ, from the coding sequence ATGAACCAACTGCAAAACGACCGCTTTTTAAAAGCTGCCTTGCGCGAGCCGGTGGACAGGACGCCTGTCTGGATCATGCGTCAGGCGGGGCGTTATCTGCCTGAATACCGCAAAACGCGCGAACGGGCGGGAAGTTTCATGCGGTTATGCAAAACTCCTGAGCTGGCCTGCGAGGTGACTTTGCAGCCGCTGCAACGCTATGCGCTGGATGCAGCCATTATTTTCTCCGATATTCTGACCATACCCGATGCCATGGGATTGGGGCTTGAGTTTGTGGAAGGAGAAGGCCCGCGGTTTTTGCACCCGCTAAGCCACGAAAAAGATATCCTGCGGCTTGCGGTTCCCGATCTTTCCGGTCTGTCTTATGTTTATGACGCCATCAGACTGGTCCAGCATGAGCTGGCTGGAAAAGTACCTCTTATCGGATTTTGCGGCAGTCCCTGGACATTGGCAGCGTACATGGTAGAGGGGCAGTCACGAACCGGTTTTCCCCGCTTATTAAAAATGCTGGAAGAAGCCCCCATTTTACTGCATAGCCTGTTGGACATACTCGCGCAAGCGGTTTGCGCGCACTTGAATGCCCAGATCCAGGCGGGTGTACAAGCGGTCATGATATTCGATACCTGGGGCGGCATGCTGGAGACCGGAAATTACGAGGAATTTTCACTCTATTACGTAAAACAGGTCACTGCGGAGCTTTTGCGTCACTATAATAATAGAAAGGTTCCCGTTATTTTATTTACCAAGGGGGGGAGCCGCTGGCTGGAGCAAATAGCCCGGTCCGGATGTGATGTGATAGGTGTGGATTGGGAAATATCGTTAAATGAAGCGCGCTTGCGAGTAGGCAATGGGGTTGCCTTGCAGGGCAACCTGAATCCAGCCTGCCTGCGGGAACCGCCTGAAGTCATTCGTGAAGAAGCCGCGCGTGTTCTGGCCTCCTATGGCCGTGGATCAGGCCATGTTTTCAATCTGGGCCATGGGATAACCCCCGATGTGCCGCCGGATCATGTTAAAGTACTCGTGGATGCGGTGCATGAATTCAGCAGGGCGTACCACGTTCCGGGCGACAGTCAATGA
- the dsbD gene encoding protein-disulfide reductase DsbD — MQYSKAELAKQCLFIIVLAVSWLVAGPAFSATKTPLPADKAFVLTVSVEQSNLLNIKWHIAPQYYLYRQRMHFTFDPKLIADIRLPQGEVKQDPKHGQYEVYSGDVNIPVALQTSAKTIQLTVDYQGCSLEGFCYPPSQKTLTLDLSGQSGMAGGAAQTLQPPQSSFQSLLTDQNGVRTLLASKQMGVMLLIFAGLGLLLAFTPCVLPMIPILTSIIVGHKQPVSTGKAFMLSVSYVMGSSITYAFAGMAAALMGGSLQAWMQQPLIIILVSALFVLLAFSLFGFYDLRLPRELQNRITSVSRKQEGGTYVGVFIMGMVSTLIVSPCVTAPLVGVLMYIAETGNMALGGGALFAMGLGMGIPLVVIGVTAGKWLPRRGPWMYAVQRFFGLLMIGMAVWLLSRVSSPAVILKFISVMLLAAAVYLGVYLPRFEGSKRMKRGFGLASGIAGVLLFTVVSLPAVMTHLSPARQSTLATNSFTIVHDLADLNQQLAKAQAAHRPVLLDFYADWCESCVVMDKTVFSEPGVMKNLSRFILLRADLSANNAADEAMLKNYDVIAPPTVLFFNNQGQEVNSHRIVGELTANEFMTRINTFITASCDKNVAC, encoded by the coding sequence ATGCAGTACAGCAAAGCGGAATTAGCAAAACAGTGTTTGTTTATTATTGTACTGGCAGTCAGCTGGCTTGTTGCCGGGCCGGCCTTTTCCGCCACTAAAACACCGTTGCCAGCCGACAAGGCATTTGTATTGACGGTCTCGGTTGAACAGTCGAACTTACTGAATATAAAGTGGCATATCGCGCCGCAATACTATCTGTACCGTCAGCGCATGCATTTTACTTTTGATCCCAAGCTGATTGCGGACATCCGTCTGCCGCAGGGAGAGGTGAAGCAAGATCCCAAGCATGGGCAATATGAAGTCTATTCCGGTGATGTCAACATACCTGTCGCCTTGCAGACTTCGGCAAAAACCATACAGCTTACAGTGGACTATCAAGGCTGTTCACTGGAAGGATTTTGTTATCCTCCGTCACAAAAGACATTGACGCTGGATTTGTCAGGCCAGTCAGGCATGGCTGGCGGTGCGGCGCAGACTTTGCAGCCCCCCCAGTCTTCCTTTCAATCACTGTTAACAGACCAGAACGGGGTGCGGACGCTGCTTGCTTCCAAACAGATGGGTGTAATGCTGCTGATATTCGCCGGTCTGGGGTTGCTGCTGGCTTTCACTCCCTGTGTTTTACCCATGATACCCATACTGACCAGCATCATTGTCGGCCATAAGCAGCCAGTCAGCACCGGAAAAGCTTTCATGCTGTCTGTGTCCTATGTCATGGGTTCGTCGATTACCTATGCATTTGCCGGCATGGCCGCCGCCTTGATGGGCGGGTCCCTTCAGGCGTGGATGCAACAGCCCTTGATTATTATTCTCGTCAGCGCCTTGTTTGTATTGCTTGCGTTTTCCCTGTTCGGATTTTATGACTTGCGCCTGCCGCGTGAATTACAAAACCGGATTACTTCCGTCAGCCGCAAACAGGAAGGCGGTACTTATGTTGGCGTCTTTATCATGGGGATGGTGTCCACGCTTATCGTTTCTCCTTGCGTGACCGCGCCGCTGGTTGGCGTGTTGATGTATATCGCTGAAACCGGAAACATGGCGCTGGGCGGGGGCGCATTGTTTGCCATGGGATTAGGCATGGGTATTCCACTGGTTGTGATTGGCGTTACGGCGGGCAAATGGCTGCCCAGACGCGGGCCCTGGATGTATGCGGTACAACGTTTTTTCGGTTTGCTGATGATAGGCATGGCAGTATGGTTGTTGTCGCGTGTATCTTCCCCGGCGGTCATCCTGAAATTTATCAGTGTCATGCTGCTGGCGGCAGCGGTTTATCTGGGTGTTTATCTTCCGCGCTTCGAGGGTTCGAAACGGATGAAGCGCGGTTTTGGCCTGGCGTCAGGTATTGCAGGCGTGCTGCTGTTTACTGTCGTCAGCCTGCCCGCTGTCATGACTCATCTGTCTCCCGCGCGCCAAAGCACACTCGCGACGAATTCATTTACCATCGTGCACGACCTCGCTGATCTCAACCAGCAGCTGGCGAAAGCGCAGGCGGCACACAGGCCCGTGCTTCTCGATTTTTATGCGGACTGGTGCGAATCCTGTGTGGTGATGGACAAAACAGTATTCAGCGAACCGGGTGTGATGAAAAATTTAAGCCGTTTCATCTTGCTGCGCGCGGATCTTTCTGCAAACAATGCCGCAGATGAAGCCATGCTGAAAAACTATGATGTTATCGCGCCTCCTACGGTCTTGTTTTTTAATAATCAGGGCCAGGAAGTCAATTCACACCGTATTGTGGGAGAGCTGACGGCCAATGAATTCATGACCCGCATCAATACTTTTATCACCGCGAGCTGTGATAAAAACGTTGCGTGTTAA
- the gshA gene encoding glutamate--cysteine ligase — protein MTNIIKRTTMLVTSHAALQLNTSVTEQLHVLESHFLARRKLIEGWFHSQWEQTMPPVYGSIDLRNSGFKLAPIDMNLFPAGFNNLNPDFLNYSVSAAHAIIQKAVPGAKKILLIPESHTRNLRYWSNIKILQDILIKAGFQVRFGILSAEITAPHEIVLESGGKVLVEPLRRKDNALCLDQYEPDIVLLNNDLSDGIPEILQNLQQAVVPPAQLGWSQRFKSEHFQYYALVAAEFAELVNIDPWLISPLFRYCGEIDFMQQEGMECLGANAEVLFAEIQKKYNEYRIPHQPFLIIKADAGTYGMAVMTVRDANELGSLNRKQRTRMSMTKGGQPVRRVIIQEGVYTFETFGPDKAVAEPVIYLWGSQVVGGFYRVHQNRGIDENLNSPGMKFEPLAFAQTCHEPREDMDPDACPNRFYTYGIVAKLSMLAAAREIKGLRQAGNG, from the coding sequence ATGACGAATATTATCAAGAGGACTACCATGCTGGTTACATCGCACGCCGCATTACAACTCAATACTTCAGTCACTGAGCAGCTCCATGTTTTGGAGAGCCATTTTCTTGCCAGACGCAAATTGATAGAAGGCTGGTTTCATTCCCAATGGGAGCAAACCATGCCTCCGGTTTACGGCTCCATTGATCTGAGAAATTCAGGTTTCAAGCTGGCTCCGATAGACATGAATCTTTTTCCCGCAGGTTTTAATAATCTGAATCCTGATTTTCTCAATTACTCGGTCAGCGCCGCGCATGCCATTATTCAGAAAGCGGTGCCGGGTGCAAAAAAAATCCTCCTGATACCAGAGAGCCATACACGCAATCTGCGTTACTGGTCCAATATCAAAATCTTGCAGGATATATTGATCAAGGCCGGTTTTCAGGTGCGCTTTGGCATTCTCAGCGCTGAAATCACCGCGCCTCATGAAATTGTTCTCGAATCAGGTGGAAAAGTGCTGGTTGAACCCTTGCGTCGAAAGGATAATGCGCTTTGTCTGGATCAATATGAGCCGGATATTGTGCTGTTAAATAATGATTTATCGGACGGTATTCCCGAGATTTTACAAAACCTTCAGCAAGCGGTGGTTCCTCCTGCGCAGCTGGGATGGAGCCAGCGGTTTAAGTCGGAGCATTTTCAATATTATGCACTGGTTGCTGCCGAGTTCGCGGAATTGGTCAACATAGATCCCTGGCTGATTTCCCCCTTGTTTCGTTACTGCGGAGAAATTGATTTCATGCAGCAGGAAGGCATGGAGTGTCTGGGCGCGAATGCCGAAGTCTTGTTCGCCGAAATTCAGAAGAAATACAACGAGTACCGGATTCCTCATCAACCGTTTTTAATCATCAAGGCGGATGCGGGTACTTATGGCATGGCGGTCATGACGGTGCGTGATGCGAATGAGTTAGGTTCACTGAACCGCAAACAAAGAACACGCATGTCCATGACCAAGGGAGGGCAGCCGGTGCGGCGTGTCATCATCCAGGAAGGTGTATATACTTTTGAAACGTTTGGGCCGGACAAAGCGGTCGCGGAACCGGTCATCTATCTTTGGGGAAGCCAGGTGGTGGGCGGGTTTTATCGCGTGCATCAGAACCGGGGAATCGATGAAAACCTGAATTCACCCGGCATGAAATTCGAACCTTTGGCCTTTGCGCAGACGTGTCATGAGCCTCGCGAGGATATGGATCCTGATGCATGCCCAAACCGGTTTTATACCTATGGTATTGTCGCCAAGCTCAGCATGCTTGCCGCAGCACGGGAAATCAAGGGTTTGAGACAGGCTGGCAATGGTTAA
- the gshB gene encoding glutathione synthase codes for MQLGVVMDPISSIHYKKDSTLAMLFEAQERGWNLYYFEQQNLFLRDGAPFGYARQLRVAQDSGNWFELGEASFIPLSDLNIILMRKDPPFNEEYIYSTYILEHAQRRGVLVVNHPQSLRDANEKLFATYFPQCSPPTLVTQSSDLLRAFWKEMGDIVCKPLNTMGGASVFRLRENEVNASVIFETLTRNQTFYIMAQQFIPEIRDGDKRILMIDGEPVPHMLVRVPQGDDWRGNLAVGAKGIVRPLSERDRWICSQVGPVLRDLGLYFVGIDIIGDYLTEINVTSPTGIREIDAGAKTNVSAILMDALVKRLNQ; via the coding sequence ATTCAGCTTGGTGTCGTCATGGATCCGATTTCTTCGATCCACTATAAAAAGGACAGCACACTCGCCATGTTGTTTGAAGCACAGGAACGCGGGTGGAATCTGTACTATTTCGAACAGCAAAATTTATTTTTGCGTGACGGAGCGCCTTTTGGGTATGCGCGGCAACTGCGTGTCGCGCAGGATTCCGGGAACTGGTTTGAACTGGGAGAAGCCTCTTTTATTCCATTGTCAGATTTGAATATTATTCTGATGCGCAAAGATCCGCCCTTCAATGAGGAATATATCTATTCCACTTACATTCTCGAGCATGCGCAGCGCCGGGGGGTGCTGGTGGTCAATCATCCGCAGTCTCTTCGCGATGCTAATGAAAAACTGTTTGCCACTTATTTTCCACAATGTTCGCCGCCTACGCTGGTGACGCAATCCAGCGACCTCCTGCGTGCTTTTTGGAAGGAAATGGGAGATATTGTCTGCAAACCCCTGAATACCATGGGCGGAGCATCGGTGTTTCGTTTGCGTGAAAATGAAGTCAATGCTTCGGTTATCTTTGAAACATTGACTCGCAATCAGACTTTTTACATCATGGCGCAGCAGTTTATTCCGGAAATTCGCGATGGTGATAAACGCATATTAATGATAGACGGGGAGCCGGTTCCACATATGCTGGTGCGTGTGCCTCAGGGCGATGATTGGCGCGGAAATCTGGCTGTGGGAGCTAAAGGCATAGTCCGGCCGTTGTCCGAACGCGACCGCTGGATTTGCTCCCAGGTAGGACCGGTTTTGCGTGATCTCGGTTTGTATTTTGTAGGCATTGATATCATTGGTGATTATCTGACTGAAATCAATGTCACCAGCCCCACAGGCATAAGGGAAATCGACGCGGGCGCTAAAACCAATGTCAGTGCCATCCTGATGGACGCACTGGTCAAACGATTAAATCAATAA
- the dprA gene encoding DNA-processing protein DprA has protein sequence MSSQYLRYWLALLQLPEVGPRTALRWLKQFSDIQALFHASADEMRHKGLSERHSKALSRIDWDQVDKELAWGNQSGCHIIALDDADYPDLLKEVADPPLVLYAHGDKTVLKQRQIAVVGSRNATPGGVKNAGFFAKVLAECGWAVTSGLALGVDGASHRGALAANGVTIGVAGTGLNHVYPRTHRALVEEIVQKRGVVVSEFPLDVPPRAANFPRRNRIIGGLSLGVLVVEAALKSGSLITAQHALEQGREVFAIPGSIHHPLSRGCHHLIRQGAKLVESAEDIFEEMRGLMSDVRRPGENSQAGNREGLDGLCREILEQIGYEITPLDVILWRSGLTAGEVSSILLTLELKGYIQSVPGGYVREILNL, from the coding sequence ATGAGTTCTCAATATTTGCGTTACTGGCTTGCATTACTGCAGTTACCGGAAGTTGGCCCGCGCACGGCCTTGCGCTGGCTAAAGCAATTTTCTGACATTCAAGCCCTGTTTCATGCGTCAGCGGATGAAATGCGCCATAAGGGCTTGTCCGAACGGCATAGCAAGGCATTGAGCCGGATTGACTGGGATCAGGTCGACAAGGAGCTTGCTTGGGGAAACCAGTCGGGTTGCCATATTATTGCGTTGGATGATGCTGATTATCCCGATTTGCTGAAAGAAGTCGCGGATCCGCCCCTGGTTTTATACGCGCACGGTGACAAGACAGTCCTGAAGCAGAGACAAATCGCTGTGGTTGGGTCACGCAACGCCACGCCCGGCGGAGTAAAGAACGCCGGATTTTTCGCAAAAGTGCTGGCAGAGTGCGGCTGGGCAGTGACTAGCGGTCTGGCTTTGGGGGTGGACGGAGCAAGCCACCGCGGCGCACTGGCTGCAAATGGAGTGACTATAGGCGTGGCGGGAACCGGATTGAATCATGTTTACCCGCGTACTCATCGTGCGCTGGTGGAAGAAATCGTGCAGAAACGAGGTGTCGTGGTTTCAGAATTTCCCTTGGATGTGCCGCCCAGGGCGGCAAATTTTCCCCGACGCAACCGCATTATTGGCGGATTGAGCCTGGGCGTGCTGGTGGTGGAAGCCGCGCTGAAAAGCGGGTCACTCATTACGGCGCAGCATGCGCTAGAGCAAGGCCGGGAAGTCTTTGCAATACCGGGATCTATCCATCATCCCTTATCCCGCGGTTGTCACCATCTCATCCGGCAGGGCGCCAAACTGGTAGAATCAGCCGAGGATATATTTGAAGAAATGCGCGGGCTGATGTCGGATGTCCGCAGGCCTGGCGAGAACAGCCAGGCGGGCAACAGAGAAGGGCTGGATGGGCTTTGCAGGGAAATCCTTGAACAAATCGGCTATGAAATCACACCCCTGGATGTGATACTATGGCGCAGCGGATTGACGGCGGGCGAAGTTTCCTCCATTCTTTTAACATTAGAATTAAAGGGTTATATTCAGTCCGTTCCTGGAGGATATGTCCGCGAAATTCTTAATCTGTAA
- a CDS encoding DUF494 family protein — translation MFEVLMYLFENYMDGSVALNADQDTIVSELEQAGFSRNEIGRALDWLDGLNRVQETVQSGPQFTPHAIRHFALEESERLGLEGRGFLLYLEQLSILDPMTREIVIDRLMALDNREVDLGRIKWVVLIALFNQPDKKSALSLLQDMILSDAFDVLH, via the coding sequence ATGTTTGAAGTATTAATGTATCTATTTGAAAATTATATGGATGGGAGCGTAGCCCTGAATGCAGACCAGGATACGATAGTCAGCGAACTGGAACAGGCGGGGTTTAGCCGGAATGAAATTGGACGTGCCTTGGATTGGCTTGATGGATTAAACAGGGTTCAGGAAACTGTTCAATCCGGTCCTCAATTTACCCCTCATGCCATACGCCACTTTGCTTTGGAAGAAAGCGAACGTCTTGGCCTCGAAGGAAGGGGGTTTCTGCTTTACCTCGAGCAGTTGAGCATTTTGGATCCAATGACGCGAGAAATCGTCATCGACAGGCTAATGGCATTGGATAATCGCGAAGTGGATTTGGGCCGGATTAAATGGGTGGTTTTGATTGCTTTATTCAATCAACCCGATAAAAAATCAGCACTTTCACTTCTCCAGGATATGATCTTGTCGGATGCCTTTGATGTCCTGCATTAA
- the topA gene encoding type I DNA topoisomerase produces the protein MTNLVIVESPAKAKTIKKYLGSDFNIVASYGHVRDLLPKEGAVDPSHDFAMRYELIEKNEKHVATIVSAMKKADALYLATDPDREGEAISWHIYSILKDKKALGKKPVHRIVFHEITKSAIKSAVDHPREISMELVNAQQARRALDYLVGFNLSPLLWKKIRYGLSAGRVQSPALRMIVEREEEIEKFVTQEYWDLEAALEAERKTFAAKLTVYEGSKLEQFSITNEKQAEDIKKHLLKAAKGVLRVVKVEKKQRKRNPAAPFITSTLQQEAARKLGFAVQRTMRIAQQLYEGVELDSGSTGLITYMRTDSVNLAQDAINEIRDLIAERYGKDNVPAEARVYKTKSKNAQEAHEAIRPTSVLRTPESVKAFLSPEQFKLYDLIWKRTVAAQMISATIDTLTLDMAAGEKNQFRATGSVVIDPGYMRVYQEGTDDKPEELGDEHLLPQLQEGDEVKLHDIACNQHFTEPPPRYSEATLIKALEEYGIGRPSTYAAIVSTLQTREYVVLENKRFRPTDIGRIVNKFLTQYFTRYVDYGFTAQLEDELDEVSRGEKEWVPLLEQFWDPFKHQVDNILETVKRKDVTQELLDEKCPQCGKPLSIRLGKRDRFIGCTGYPDCSYTRAVEEKPEEASQDAEIVEGRQCPDCGGDLKIKHGRFGKFIGCGNYPKCKHIESLNKPAETGVECPECKQGKIVKRQSRRGRIFYSCSRYPDCKYAIWNEPVAQSCPKCAWPILTIKKTKKRGTELVCPRQTCGFVKQVEDVPE, from the coding sequence ATGACTAATCTTGTCATTGTTGAGTCGCCTGCAAAGGCAAAGACGATCAAGAAATATCTGGGTTCCGATTTCAATATCGTCGCGTCCTACGGGCATGTCCGTGATTTGCTGCCCAAGGAAGGAGCGGTCGATCCCAGTCACGATTTTGCCATGCGCTATGAATTGATAGAAAAGAATGAAAAACATGTCGCGACCATAGTCAGCGCCATGAAAAAAGCCGATGCCTTATATCTCGCGACAGACCCTGACCGTGAAGGGGAAGCTATTTCCTGGCATATTTATTCCATTTTAAAGGACAAAAAAGCGCTGGGTAAAAAGCCGGTGCATCGTATCGTGTTCCATGAAATCACAAAATCCGCTATCAAATCCGCGGTGGATCATCCGCGGGAAATTTCCATGGAACTGGTAAACGCTCAGCAGGCGCGCCGGGCCCTGGATTATCTGGTAGGGTTTAATTTGTCTCCGTTGCTATGGAAAAAAATCCGTTACGGTCTTTCTGCCGGGCGCGTGCAAAGTCCCGCCCTACGCATGATAGTCGAGCGTGAAGAAGAAATAGAAAAATTTGTCACACAGGAATACTGGGACCTGGAAGCGGCGCTGGAAGCAGAAAGGAAAACTTTTGCCGCCAAGCTTACAGTTTATGAAGGCAGCAAGCTGGAACAGTTTTCCATCACCAATGAAAAGCAGGCGGAAGACATCAAGAAACATTTGCTCAAGGCGGCGAAGGGCGTCTTGCGTGTCGTGAAAGTGGAAAAGAAACAGCGCAAACGCAATCCGGCCGCACCGTTTATCACTTCCACCTTGCAGCAGGAAGCGGCGCGCAAACTGGGTTTTGCCGTTCAGCGCACTATGCGCATCGCGCAACAGCTCTATGAAGGCGTGGAACTGGACTCCGGGTCTACAGGGTTGATCACTTACATGCGTACCGACTCCGTCAATCTCGCGCAAGACGCGATTAATGAAATTCGTGATCTGATCGCCGAGCGTTATGGCAAGGACAATGTGCCTGCTGAAGCGCGTGTTTACAAAACCAAATCCAAAAATGCCCAGGAAGCTCACGAAGCGATTCGTCCCACTTCTGTGCTGCGCACGCCGGAATCCGTGAAAGCCTTTTTGTCGCCGGAACAATTCAAGCTTTATGATTTGATCTGGAAACGCACTGTCGCTGCGCAAATGATTTCGGCGACCATTGATACGTTGACACTGGACATGGCGGCGGGAGAAAAAAACCAGTTCCGCGCGACAGGCTCGGTTGTGATCGATCCGGGCTATATGCGCGTTTACCAGGAAGGCACGGACGACAAACCCGAGGAGCTGGGGGATGAGCATTTGCTTCCGCAATTACAAGAGGGGGATGAGGTCAAGCTGCATGATATTGCTTGTAACCAGCATTTTACAGAACCTCCTCCGCGTTATTCGGAAGCCACGCTGATCAAGGCGCTGGAAGAATACGGCATAGGCCGGCCATCAACTTATGCGGCTATTGTCTCCACCCTGCAGACCCGCGAGTATGTTGTGCTGGAAAACAAGCGGTTTCGTCCAACCGACATCGGGCGCATTGTCAATAAATTCCTGACGCAGTATTTTACCCGTTATGTGGATTACGGATTTACCGCCCAGCTGGAAGACGAGCTGGATGAAGTATCGCGCGGTGAAAAGGAGTGGGTGCCTTTGCTGGAGCAATTTTGGGATCCGTTCAAGCACCAGGTTGATAATATTCTAGAAACCGTCAAGCGCAAAGATGTTACTCAAGAACTGCTGGATGAGAAATGTCCCCAGTGCGGCAAACCACTATCTATCCGGCTGGGCAAGCGCGACCGCTTTATCGGCTGCACAGGATATCCTGATTGTTCCTATACCCGGGCCGTGGAAGAAAAGCCGGAAGAAGCTTCGCAAGATGCTGAAATCGTGGAAGGCCGGCAATGCCCCGATTGCGGCGGCGACCTCAAGATCAAGCATGGGCGCTTCGGAAAATTTATTGGCTGCGGCAATTATCCCAAATGCAAGCATATTGAATCACTTAACAAGCCGGCTGAGACAGGCGTGGAGTGCCCCGAGTGCAAGCAGGGGAAAATCGTGAAACGGCAGTCGCGCCGCGGCAGGATTTTTTATTCTTGCTCGCGTTATCCGGATTGCAAATATGCCATCTGGAATGAACCTGTTGCGCAAAGCTGCCCCAAGTGCGCCTGGCCTATTCTGACCATCAAGAAAACCAAGAAACGCGGCACCGAACTGGTTTGTCCGCGCCAGACTTGTGGTTTCGTCAAGCAAGTGGAAGATGTTCCCGAATAA